TGTCGTCGGCCTCGGCCTCCGGAACGACACGGGCACACGGCCGCCCCGCCAGCTCCGGGAGCCCCGAAACGAGCCCACCCGGCCCGACTCCCGGAGCCTCGGACTGCGCCGCGCCGCGGACCCCCGTCTCCGCCGGGAAGACGCCGCCCAGCCGGGCCCCGCCTGTAAAGAAACGGGGTTTCCGTCGGGGTGGCCGCCTTCCCCCGCGAGCcgagggaggggtgggggcggTGTTTGGGGTGCGGGGGGGGAGGAGTttgcgcggggcggggcggggcggggcggggcggggcggaacGCCGTTCTACCTGGGGAGGGAAGACGCGCCCCTCCTGATGGACAGCAGGCGCGGCGGGCCGTCCCCAGGGCTCCTGCCGGGAGCGCCCTGGGTCCCCCAAACATGCGCTCTCTGCGCAGCggggcccagccccagcctccagagacaGGAGACTCGCCCTAAGCGGCAGCCTTGACCCTCAACCCCGAAACCCGCCTCCCTCCGGTCTGCGCCCCGCCGCCCGCCCACCCTTTCACCGCCCCCTGCAGGCGGCCGGAGCGGCCTGGGGCTGGGAACCTGGGCGCAGGGTCCAGAGGCGCCACAGCTGCGAGCGGGGCTCCGGAGGGATCCGGGATCCTCTGGCTGCGAAGTCCCCGGAGGCCGGCCCGGAGGGATCCGCGCCCGCAGCACCTGGGGGACCGCCCGGCGCTCCCGCCGCCTCCGCTGGGGCTGGAGAGGACGGGAcgggctgggccaggctgggctcggaGCAGGGCCAGGGCCGGGGAGGAGCGGCGGCTGGAGGGGACGGACCGGACGGGCCAGGCTGGGCTCCGAGACCGGCCAGGGCCGGCGGATGGGGCggcgggagggaggggggaagggcgGGGCTCTAGGGcccggggcggggagggggcggggctctgggacggggagggggaggggctctAGGAcccggggggaggggaggggctccAGGGGATGGGCGGGGGAAGGGGGCGGGGCTCCAGGAccgggggcgggggaggggcggggctctGAGAccggggcggggggagggggcggggctctGGGAccggggtgggggaaggggcggggctCTAGGACCCaaggcggggagggggcggggctctGGGAccggggtgggggaaggggcggggctCTAGGACCCaaggcggggagggggcggggctctgggaccggggcggggcggggaagGGCGGGGCCTGAAcccggggcggggagggggcggggctctGGGACTCGGGGCGGAGTCTTTTAACCCCTGCTTGTCAGGCGCGTCGCTCGCGTGCCGACACCACCGGGCTTTGCGTGGGAAACGGGGCCGGTTTGTTTCGCGCTGGGTGTAAGCGGGCCAAGCCCAAAGGAGTTAGGCAAAGCGGGTAGGAAAGGGGGCTGGTCATATAGGTTGGGGCGACCGGTCAGCTAAAGGTGGTAATGTGTCTTGGGGAGAGGAAGGGCGTCACGGGCTGCATGGTCACTTGGGAAGCCCAGTGTGCAGGGGGAAATCCGCAAGGCCGAGCAGGAACGGTGGTTGCGGGTCGCAGGGGGAGAGCCATTAGTTGAGACAGGAGCAAGTTGTTTCACTTCTCTGTGTGGCCACctggttacttcagactttctggctcctggggaCCGGCCGGAGTTGTACGTGCGGGTCACCAAGGCTGTGATGGCCGGGCTCGGACCTGGAGGCCTGGCACGGCAGACCCAGGCCCGGCCGGGCCGTCCCAGACGAAAGCCACCGCAGGGCTGGGTTCAGCGGAAGCCGCAAGGCGACGACACTCGGACCGAGGAAGAAGCTGGGGACGCGGCTTCGCCGGGGATCGGGGCGGAGCGAGTGGGCACGGGAGCGGGGCCGAGACGGGCTGGGCGGGGCCGAGCGGGGCTGGGCGGGGCCCGGGGCGGGGCCGAGCGGGGTTGGGCGGGGCCCGGGGCGGGGCCGagcggggcggggggtgggggcggggccgaGCGGGGTTGGGCGGGGCACGGGGCGGGGCCGAGCGGGGCGGGGGGCGgagcggggcgggggcggggccgagcggggctggggaggagccGGCGCGCCCAGCCCCCCGTGACGCGCCCGGACCCCGCGCATAAAAGTGGGCGCGTCCGCGCCTGCGCACCCCGCGCGCGCCCGTCTCGGTCGTGGAGCGGCCTCCCGCGGTCTCCTCTGCAAATGGGCTCCGTGGCCTAGCGCCCCCGTCCCCGCCTCCCGTGATCGTGCGCCGAGGCCCGGAGGGGTCGCCGCCCAGGTGAGGGTCCGCGGGGCGCGCGGATGGGACGAGCAGGCCGGGGGTGCGCGGggcgggccgggccgggggctccccctctcccctcctctccggTCGTCTCCGCCTGGCGCGCGCTGGGCGCGGGGTCCCGGGCGGGCCGCTCTCGGGCCGGGCGGGTCGGGACGACGCGCGCCGGGTTCCTGGAGGCCGCGCGCACAAAGCGCCTTTGTTCCTCCGGCGCGGCCGGTTCGGGCTGGTTGGAGCCGCCCGCGCCCCGCGCGGCGAAGGCGGTCCCGGGAGCTGGGGCGCCCCGCCCGCCTCGGTAACTAGCCGCGCGCGGCGGCTCCACCCGCCCGGGAGCGCCTTCCCTAGCGAGGCCCGCTGACCCGAGGGGCCCCTCGACCCTGCGCAGGTCCCACCAGCCCGCAAGCCAGAGCATGGCGGCCATCCCCTCCAGCGGCTCGCTCGTGGCCACCCACGACTACTACCGGCGTGAGTagcccctgccccccaccacgCAGACGCCCTGCTCGCTCCGCGCCCCACGCGCCGCCTGCAGGACCCCTAAGGGCCGGTGGGCTGGGGGTCCCCGCGCCCCGCGCTGCTGACGGGGCCTCTCCTCTCCAGGCCGCCTGGGTTCCACTTCCAGCAACAGTTCCTGCGGTAGTACCGAGAGCCCCGCGGAAGCCATTCCCCACCCCCCGGGTGAGTGCGGGGCCGCCCCCTCTTCCCGGCCCCACCAGAAGCTGGCACCGTCATGACCCTGCTTCGCTTCTCAGGTATCCCCAAGGCTGATCCGGGGCACTGGTGGGCCAGCTTCTTTTTCGGGAAGTCCACCCTCCCGTTCATGGCCACGGTACTGGAGTCTGCAGAGCACCCGGAACCCCCCCAGGCCTCCCGCAGCGTGACCACCCGTGGCCTGGCTCAGGACGCGCTGAGGAAGCAGCCCGGTGGTCAGCCCAGCACAGCCAGCACTGGGCCGCCGTCCTGACCTGAGCGATGACCACCAGCTCCAGGCCTGCGGAGGCGCTAGGCCACCAGAGCCCCTCCCGCCCCGCAAACCCCCACGCCCCCCAACCCCCCTCCCCCGTAGATTAGGCGGCTGCAGCTGGCAGACCTCCACATCCACACAGCAGACACCAAAAAGGAGTGAGGGCCCGGCTCTCCACCGCCCGGCAGCTTTCCTGACACCCAGAACTGTGCACCTGGCACCAAGCGGAAAATAAATTCCAAGCAGCCGCAGCCCCGATGGTGTGTGCCTGACCTGTGTGGCCCAGCTTCCGTCTGAGTGTGAGAAATGGCCGAACCCTCCCAACCTCACTTCCTGTTGGgggctggcctggctccctggccTTCCTGGGCCTGGTCCCGCTGTGAGGCTGCCGCTGGGGCTGAGAAGGGTGGGGTTCCCTGCTGCTTCCGGGGAGCCTTGGGCAGCAGGCAGTCCTGGAGCTGGGCAAGCAGGCCTCAGAGCAGCCACCTTGAGCATGGGAGGGCTGGTCCTCGGAGGGATTGGGGCCCCTTACCCGAAGAGCCGCCGGGCAGTCAGCCTCTGGCTGTGAGCCGGGAAGCTCCCACCTAAGGGACCTGTGCGTGCTGGCAGGCCGCCTCCCAGCGGGTTTGGGCACCTTCAGGGCTGTCTCCCAAGGGCCTCCCATAGGGGTGTTGCCCAAGACAGGCTGAAGGGTAGGGGCCGCAGGCACTCTGCAGGGGTCCTCCTGCCACAGGTAGCCCGGCTTAAAGGTCAGAGGGCGCAGGAATTGAGGGGGTGGGCTGTATCATCTAGGCAGGCACATGCTGAACCTGCCTGGAGCCAGGGGGGCGGGCGGGGGGTGGTCTGCACACAGGAGCGAATGGGCTGTGAGCTCAGTAGACTCCTTCATAACCAAGGCAGGCAGTGTCCCTACACCTCCAGGGGACTGCAGGGAGTGACTCAGGTCTGTTGAGAGGCATAGTGAGGGGTGGGAGTCAGTGAGATGGCTGGAGACTTGGTGTGTGGCGGGGGACATGGCGAGGGGAGAGGCCTCCCTAGGATGGGGttcagtggggaggggaggggctcgGTGGGTGCTCCTTGCCTGGTACCCTGCCCCCCTGCACTATAAATAGCTGCACCAGTTGGTGGGAAGGCATCTGGCTTGTGGCTTCTGATGGCCGAGACTTTGTCCTGCCCAAAGGGTGGGGGCAGCCTCATCCAGGCCGGCTTCAGTGCTGAGCTGGGTGGGGGAGCCTCCTGAGGAGTGGGAGGCTGCTCCCAAGGGCAGCTGAGCCTCCTGCAGTCTTTTCCATGTCTGGACGAGGCTCCCAGAGTCCCCCGGGGGCAGCTGCTGATGACCATGGTGGGACAGCCCACAGAGAcccctctccacacacacacagctgtgaGGATGTAGGAGTCGGTGTTAAAGGGAGAGCCCAGCCACACTCAGGTCCCCACCACACGTGGCCCGGGGGGCTCTGCCCTTGTCTCAGCTGAGCTGGGGGGCTTGGAGCTGTCCTGGCTTTTGGGGTCAGTGGGATAGCGTCACTGCCCAAGAACTGGTGTCTCGGACAGAGCAGCTGGCAGGAGGAAGCAGCTGAGCCCTGGGCTGCCCAGGGCATCGTCATCCCGTTTCAGGTCAGGGGGCTCCTTGGCTGGAGGACCTCACGACCCCGGGAGTGACCATGGCCCACTATTGGGAGCTGCACCTTCATCAGATTCTCTGTAGTGGGGAGAAGTCTTATCTTTTCCTCACCTGTCACAAGATTCATGGCTGAGACCCTTGAACAAGACAGATTGGGCCAAGCgaggtggctcgtacctgtaaccccaacactgggaggctgaggcgggtggatcacttgaggccaggagttcaagaccagtgtggccagcacAGCGaccaaaaccctgtttctactaaaaaatacaaaacttagctggacatgatggtgcatgcctgtagttccagttactggggaggctgagatgggaggatcccacCTGGGA
This is a stretch of genomic DNA from Saimiri boliviensis isolate mSaiBol1 chromosome 9, mSaiBol1.pri, whole genome shotgun sequence. It encodes these proteins:
- the PPDPF gene encoding pancreatic progenitor cell differentiation and proliferation factor isoform X2 is translated as MAAIPSSGSLVATHDYYRRRLGSTSSNSSCGSTESPAEAIPHPPASFSGSPPSRSWPRYWSLQSTRNPPRPPAA
- the PPDPF gene encoding pancreatic progenitor cell differentiation and proliferation factor isoform X1, with protein sequence MAAIPSSGSLVATHDYYRRRLGSTSSNSSCGSTESPAEAIPHPPGIPKADPGHWWASFFFGKSTLPFMATVLESAEHPEPPQASRSVTTRGLAQDALRKQPGGQPSTASTGPPS